The following are encoded in a window of Gossypium raimondii isolate GPD5lz chromosome 13, ASM2569854v1, whole genome shotgun sequence genomic DNA:
- the LOC105782602 gene encoding uncharacterized protein LOC105782602 translates to MARFEGRVSYSSLSEVEKENNNNNAYQFDDDYIDSDWTVPEDKSIVSLGSKSIKKGNPYEFPADSDEFIDGGYDSSEDVRVSMPNGLEPEVNLKNVLSGLIAIVTGTNKGSPSVSVNQQCQSSNVSFLGSGNNGDTCLQSSVYIPSAPPLMEPRGINYNAYKEVLEAEPPEWLPDSSTTVCMQCSSLFTAITRGRHHCRFCGGIFCRACSKGRCLLPVKFRDRNPQRVCDSCYDRLDPLQGVLINSISNAAQVAKHDVMDWTCTRGWLNLPVGLSMEHEIYKASTTLRSYCQVARLSPEKSIPLAVLKGAKGLAILTVVKAGVLLAYKLGTGLVLARRSDGTWSAPSAIFSVGLGWGAQIGGELMDFIIVLHDLQAVKTFCSRMHFSLGAGCSAAAGPVGRVLEADLRAGDRGSGMCYTYSCSKGAFVGVSLEGNIIATRMDTNLRFYGDPYLTTTDILLGTVSRPKAAEPLYVALDDLYSSLNC, encoded by the exons ATGGCAAGATTTGAGGGTAGGGTTTCGTATTCGTCGCTTTCAGAGGTAGAAAAggagaataataataataacgcCTATCAATTTGATGATGATTATATTGATTCTGATTGGACTGTGCCAGAAGATAAAAGTATCGTCTCATTAGGCTCAAAGTCGATAAAGAAAGGTAATCCTTATGAGTTTCCTGCTGATTCTGATGAGTTCATCGATGGAGGATATGATTCAAGCGAAGATGTCCGTGTATCCATGCCGAATGGCTTGGAACCAGAAGTGAACTTGAAGAATGTGTTGAGTGGATTAATTGCAATTGTAACCGGGACTAATAAAGGCTCCCCGAGTGTTTCAGTGAATCAGCAGTGCCAAAGTTCTAATGTTTCATTTCTGGGGTCTGGAAACAATGGGGATACCTGTTTGCAATCCTCTGTTTATATACCGAGTGCCCCGCCGCTTATGGAGCCAAGGGGGATAAATTATAATGCATATAAAGAAGTGCTGGAAGCTGAGCCTCCGGAGTGGCTTCCAGATAGTTCTACCACTGTTTGCATGCAGTGCAGTTCTCTCTTTACAGCAATCACGCGTGGCAGACATCATTGCCGGTTTTGTGGAGGGATTTTCTGTAGAGCATGTTCTAAGGGAAGGTGCTTGCTACCTGTTAAATTTAGGGATAGAAATCCCCAGAGGGTGTGTGATTCTTGCTATGATAGACTTGATCCATTGCAGGGTGTTCTTATTAACTCCATTAGCAATGCTGCACAAGTAGCAAAACATGATGTCATGGATTGGACGTGCACTCGAGGTTGGTTGAACTTGCCGGTTGGTTTGTCCATGGAACATGAGATCTACAAAGCATCCACCACCTTGAGAAGCTATTGCCAG GTTGCTCGGTTGAGTCCAGAGAAATCTATACCACTGGCAGTTCTTAAAGGAGCCAAAGGCTTAGCTATTTTAACTGTTGTTAAAGCTGGAGTTCTTTTAGCATACAAGCTCGGGACTGGTCTTGTTCTTGCTCGAAGGTCCGATGGAACATGGTCTGCTCCATCAGCTATATTCTCTGTTGGTTTAGGATGGGGTGCTCAG ATTGGGGGTGAGCTCATGGATTTCATAATCGTGCTTCATGATTTACAAGCTGTAAAGACATTTTGTAGTCGCATGCATTTTTCTCTTGGTGCTGGCTGCAGTGCTGCTGCAGGACCTGTGGGGAGAGTGCTGGAAGCAGATCTTCGGGCAGGAGATAGAGGCTCCGGCATGTGTTACACATACAGTTGTAGTAAAG GGGCATTTGTTGGTGTGTCACTGGAAGGGAACATCATTGCAACAAGAATGGATACCAACCTACGGTTCTATGGCGATCCTTATCTCACCACTACTGACATATTACTCGGGACTGTGAGCCGGCCAAAGGCTGCTGAGCCCTTGTATGTTGCTCTGGATGATCTGTACTCTAGCCTAAATTGTTAG